The Leifsonia xyli genomic sequence CAGCGTGTCCAGGTTCATGGTCTCCGGCACGCGCAGCGCCTCGGTCATGAGAGCAGACACGGGGACGCGCCCGCGGCGCTGGCGCGGGACGCCGACCGCCTGCTTGACGTGCACCACGCCGACGACGTCGTCGATGTCGTCGCCGATCACCGGGAAGCGGGAGTAGCCCGTCTTGCGGGCGAGGTCGCTGACCGCCTGCGCAGGGTCGGTGCGCTGCACCGCCTCGATGCGGGGCCGCGGCGTCATCACGTCGGAGGCGTTGCGGCTCGAGAAGGCGAGGGTCCGGCTGAGCAGGGTGGCCGTGTCCTCCTCCAGCACGCCCGCGCTCGCCGAGCGGCGCACCAGCGACGAGAGCTCGTCGGCCGTGCGGGCGCCCGACAGCTCCTCCTTGGGCTCGATGCCGAGCAGGCGCAGGATGCCGTTCGCCGTGCCGTTGAGCAGTCCGACGAAGGGGCGGAACACGGCGGTGAACACGGTCTGGAAGGGGATGACGATCTTGGCCGTCGCGAGCGGCAACGCGAGCGCGAAGTTCTTCGGCACCAGCTCGCCGAGGATCATCGACAACAGGGTGGCGATCGTGATGGCGACGATCGTCGCGATCGGCATCACGGCGCCCGCGGGCAGCCCGGTCGCCGTGAGCGGGCCGCGCAGCAGCGAGCTGATCGCGGGCTCCATCGTGTAACCGGTGAGCAGCGTCGTCAGGGTGATGCCGAGCTGCGCGCTCGACAGGTGAGTGGACGTGATCTTCAGCGCCGCGATGGTCATCGTCAGGCGCGACTCGCCCCGTTCCCGCCGGGCCTCGAGGTCGCCGCGATCGAGGTTGACCAGCGCGAACTCGCTGGCGACGAACAGGCCGGTGCCGACGGTCAGCAGGAGGCCGACCGCGAGCATGATCCATTCATAGGCCACCCCGCTCACCTCGCTGAGTCCGGGGCGGGCGGGCCGTCATGAATGGGCTGGGAGAGGGAGGGTCGTCCATTTGCCCGCCAGTATATCGAGGCGGGATGCGGACCCTGCGGGAGTTCTCAGGCGGATTCACAGGGTGTAGACCGCCGGTTCCAGGTAGCCCGCACGAGCGCCTCCGGGCGTAGCGTTCCGCCTGGATCAAGGAGGATCACCATGTTGGAGTCATCTGTCACGTACTCCGTCCTTCCTGCCTCCGACCTGCAGCGGGCCATCGGGTGGTACCGCGACAAGCTGGAGCTCGAACCGGAGCGCACAACGGACGGCGGTGTGCTGTACGGCACCGGCGGCGAGGGCAAGATCTACGTCTACGAGACCGGCAACGCGGGCACCGCGCAGAACACGGCGATGTGCTGGCTGGTCGACGACATCGAGGC encodes the following:
- a CDS encoding glyoxalase, which gives rise to MLESSVTYSVLPASDLQRAIGWYRDKLELEPERTTDGGVLYGTGGEGKIYVYETGNAGTAQNTAMCWLVDDIEATMSHLRERGVVFADYDFPGLKTENGIATDEMGRSSWFQDSEGNYLCLTQPT